One Robbsia sp. KACC 23696 DNA segment encodes these proteins:
- a CDS encoding EAL domain-containing protein, protein MPDDTVTATHDALHSALLGRQPIIDRTGAIAGFELLFRGGEGNYAVITDDHAATQRVILNVVSEFGVNEVLGKHRGYINVGRESISADALQMLDPQRFTLEILETVCFDAEIAQRARSLRHAGFHIALDDITDVSQLPTDGLHQIDVLKIDMMQTQPCALPALIEAAKRAHCLVLAEKVETRESYEQLLAMGVDLFQGYFFARPQVLKQQRASVSTLALLQLLNKLAGEPSAAELEEAVKRSPLLLKQLMTLASSAGARGHTPGTVRQAIMRVGTRRLARWAQLLLYGEGSSVSPQDNPLVQTVSARARFMELAAQELDPFDDVFSDNAYQVGLFSLMHIVTGQTSTQLMAQLSLARPVQEAILHRKGQLGDLLQLAEALEGFPGIDTEGNPVRALLPDTTVMSLYRSAIAYSNESLQD, encoded by the coding sequence ATGCCCGACGACACCGTAACCGCAACGCATGACGCACTCCACTCGGCGTTGCTGGGCCGTCAGCCCATCATCGATCGCACTGGCGCCATCGCAGGATTCGAATTGCTGTTCCGCGGCGGCGAAGGCAATTACGCGGTCATCACCGACGATCATGCCGCAACGCAACGCGTTATCCTCAATGTCGTCAGTGAATTCGGCGTCAATGAAGTACTGGGCAAACACCGTGGCTATATCAATGTCGGCCGGGAATCCATTTCCGCGGACGCATTGCAGATGCTCGACCCACAGCGCTTCACATTGGAAATACTCGAAACGGTGTGTTTCGATGCCGAAATCGCGCAACGCGCACGGTCCCTGCGGCACGCAGGATTCCATATCGCGCTCGACGACATTACCGACGTATCACAACTGCCCACCGATGGGCTGCACCAGATCGATGTCCTAAAAATCGATATGATGCAGACGCAGCCCTGCGCACTGCCGGCCTTGATCGAAGCCGCGAAGCGCGCGCACTGTCTCGTGCTCGCCGAAAAAGTGGAAACGCGCGAGTCGTACGAGCAGCTGCTGGCAATGGGCGTGGACTTGTTCCAGGGCTATTTTTTCGCGCGACCACAAGTGCTGAAGCAGCAACGCGCCTCCGTTTCCACGCTCGCCCTGTTGCAGTTGCTGAACAAACTGGCCGGCGAGCCGAGTGCCGCCGAACTCGAAGAAGCCGTCAAGCGTAGTCCGCTGCTGTTGAAGCAGTTGATGACGCTGGCGAGTTCGGCGGGTGCCCGCGGACATACGCCGGGCACGGTCCGTCAGGCGATCATGCGCGTAGGGACGCGTCGCTTGGCCCGATGGGCGCAGTTGCTGTTGTACGGGGAAGGCAGTTCCGTTTCGCCGCAGGACAACCCGCTGGTGCAAACCGTCAGCGCGCGCGCGCGATTCATGGAACTGGCCGCGCAGGAACTGGATCCCTTCGATGATGTGTTTTCCGATAACGCCTATCAGGTCGGGCTGTTTTCCCTGATGCACATCGTCACCGGACAAACGAGTACGCAACTGATGGCGCAATTGTCATTGGCACGGCCGGTTCAGGAAGCGATCCTGCACCGCAAGGGCCAGCTCGGCGATCTGCTGCAACTGGCGGAAGCACTGGAGGGATTCCCTGGCATCGATACCGAGGGCAATCCCGTGCGCGCCTTGCTGCCGGATACCACGGTCATGTCGCTTTACCGCAGCGCGATCGCCTATTCGAACGAAAGCCTGCAGGATTGA
- a CDS encoding membrane-bound PQQ-dependent dehydrogenase, glucose/quinate/shikimate family, with protein MTEDVRPKRGLGWPWWGVGALIGLFGLFFGIEGAHLAYLGGSWYFLLAGIGLLLSVWLISRKRLSGVTVFAAVMALTVVWAVWDAGLSFWPLVSRLFAFAVLSFLLALIYPRIARAAGVEEPGVASKAVAAILLLGIVVAGGYAFVPTPTIAQTEAAPPVQAVAKGQEQQDWKYWGGSRAGDRFAALDQITKGNVKDLQVAWTAHTGDIPVSNGAGAEDQNTPLQIGDSIYVCTPYSKVIALDVDSGKEKWRYDAQGKAPSWQRCRGLGYYEDAAVPAKTGGVTATSSTADTAAVPAQSAACRRRLYLPTVDARLIALDADNGQPCADFGKDGIVDLSAGMGKIEFGWYQQTSTPLVAGDVVVVGGRVADNWSVDEPSGVVRAFDVHTGALVWAWDSGNPNIKKLPPEGQTYTRGSPNVWAAMSYDPKLNLVYLPTGNATPDFWGAHRTPEEEKYSSSIVAVDAKTGEVRWHFQTTHHDLWDFDLPAQPLLYDVPNAKGGTDPALVQVTKQGEIFVLNRATGAPLSEVRELPVPQGKLPGERYSPTQPFSVGMPSIGNQTLKESDMWGATPFDQLLCRIQFKGMRHEGVYTPPGLDHALQMPGSLGGMNWGSVSIDKTNSYMFVNDMRLGLANYQIPRDKMPKNANGIEMGAVPMALTPYGAMRQRFLSPLGIPCQAPPFGTMSAIDLKTRKIVWQVPVGTVKDTGPLGIPLGLGIPIGMPTLGPSLATQSGLVFFAGTQDFYLRAFDGATGKEVWKSRLPVGSQSGPITYVSPKTGKQYVLINAGGARQSPKRGDYIIAYALPK; from the coding sequence ATGACGGAAGACGTGCGTCCGAAGCGCGGACTTGGCTGGCCCTGGTGGGGTGTCGGCGCGTTGATCGGGCTGTTCGGTCTGTTTTTTGGGATAGAGGGCGCGCATCTCGCTTATCTGGGCGGAAGCTGGTATTTCCTGCTGGCCGGGATTGGCCTGCTCCTGTCGGTCTGGTTGATTTCGCGTAAGCGCCTGTCGGGCGTCACCGTGTTCGCCGCGGTGATGGCATTGACGGTTGTCTGGGCCGTATGGGATGCGGGTCTGTCGTTCTGGCCGCTGGTTTCGCGCCTGTTCGCGTTTGCCGTTTTGAGCTTTCTGCTGGCGTTGATCTATCCGCGTATCGCACGCGCGGCGGGTGTCGAGGAGCCGGGCGTCGCCTCGAAGGCGGTCGCTGCGATTCTGTTGCTTGGCATCGTCGTCGCCGGCGGTTACGCCTTCGTCCCCACGCCGACGATTGCACAAACCGAGGCTGCGCCGCCGGTGCAGGCCGTGGCGAAGGGCCAGGAACAGCAGGATTGGAAGTATTGGGGCGGATCGCGCGCCGGTGACCGCTTTGCGGCACTGGACCAGATCACCAAGGGCAACGTCAAGGATCTGCAGGTTGCCTGGACGGCGCATACCGGCGATATCCCCGTGAGTAACGGCGCCGGTGCCGAAGATCAGAACACGCCTTTGCAAATCGGCGATTCGATCTACGTCTGTACGCCGTATTCGAAGGTCATCGCCCTGGATGTGGATAGCGGCAAGGAAAAGTGGCGCTATGACGCACAAGGCAAGGCACCCAGCTGGCAGCGTTGCCGCGGCCTGGGCTATTACGAAGACGCAGCCGTCCCGGCAAAGACCGGTGGCGTGACGGCGACGTCGTCGACGGCGGACACCGCTGCCGTCCCCGCGCAAAGCGCCGCGTGCCGACGTCGTCTTTACCTGCCGACGGTGGATGCGCGCTTGATCGCGTTGGACGCGGACAATGGTCAACCCTGCGCGGACTTCGGCAAGGACGGTATCGTCGATCTGTCGGCAGGCATGGGCAAGATCGAATTCGGTTGGTATCAGCAAACGTCCACGCCCTTGGTGGCGGGCGATGTCGTGGTGGTGGGCGGGCGCGTTGCGGACAATTGGTCGGTCGACGAACCGTCGGGTGTGGTCCGTGCATTCGACGTGCACACCGGTGCCCTCGTGTGGGCCTGGGATTCGGGCAATCCGAATATCAAAAAGCTGCCGCCGGAAGGCCAGACGTATACGCGCGGTTCGCCGAACGTCTGGGCCGCCATGTCCTACGATCCGAAGTTGAATCTGGTCTATCTGCCGACCGGAAACGCGACGCCGGATTTCTGGGGCGCGCACCGGACGCCGGAAGAAGAGAAGTACAGCTCGTCGATCGTGGCGGTAGACGCGAAGACCGGCGAAGTTCGCTGGCACTTCCAAACCACGCACCACGATTTGTGGGATTTCGATTTGCCCGCACAGCCCTTGTTGTATGACGTGCCGAACGCCAAGGGCGGTACCGATCCGGCGTTGGTGCAGGTCACGAAGCAGGGCGAGATTTTTGTGCTGAACCGCGCAACGGGCGCGCCGTTGTCGGAGGTCAGGGAACTGCCGGTGCCGCAAGGCAAGCTGCCGGGCGAGCGTTATTCGCCGACACAGCCGTTCTCCGTCGGCATGCCGTCGATCGGCAACCAGACGCTGAAAGAATCGGATATGTGGGGCGCGACGCCGTTCGATCAGTTGCTGTGCCGCATCCAGTTCAAGGGAATGCGTCACGAAGGCGTGTACACGCCGCCGGGTCTGGACCATGCATTGCAGATGCCGGGTTCGCTGGGCGGCATGAACTGGGGTTCCGTGTCGATCGACAAGACGAACAGCTATATGTTCGTCAACGACATGCGCCTGGGGCTGGCCAATTACCAGATCCCGCGCGACAAGATGCCGAAGAACGCCAACGGGATCGAGATGGGTGCGGTACCGATGGCCTTGACGCCATACGGCGCGATGCGCCAGCGTTTCCTGTCGCCGTTGGGTATTCCTTGCCAGGCGCCGCCGTTCGGCACGATGAGCGCGATCGACTTGAAGACGCGCAAGATCGTGTGGCAGGTGCCGGTGGGTACGGTGAAGGATACCGGCCCGTTGGGGATTCCGTTGGGTCTGGGCATCCCGATCGGCATGCCGACGCTGGGACCGTCGCTCGCAACGCAGTCGGGTCTGGTGTTCTTCGCCGGGACGCAGGATTTCTATCTGCGTGCGTTCGACGGCGCGACGGGCAAGGAAGTGTGGAAGTCGCGACTTCCGGTGGGAAGCCAGTCGGGGCCGATCACCTATGTGTCGCCGAAGACCGGCAAGCAATATGTGCTGATCAATGCCGGTGGCGCGCGGCAATCGCCGAAGCGTGGTGACTACATTATCGCGTATGCTTTACCCAAATGA
- a CDS encoding NAD(P)/FAD-dependent oxidoreductase gives MQSVDVLIIGAGPAGLTAGYLLTKQSTLSVAMIEKDPHYVGGISRTEVFDGHYFDIGGHRFFSKSAEVVALWRELLPDDFIERPRSSRIFYQGKYFRYPLDGMEALKNLGLVESLRCVLSYLTARLFPHKHPTTFHQWVANQFGERLFSIFFKTYTEKVWGMSCDDISADWAAQRIKGLSLSTAIVRAIRQSLGMRPAAAGAGGAVKTLIESFHYPRQGPGMLWEAAAAKYRKQGGHLSIGASLSGLTYDAAAGRWIADSTALDGTVMRFSARHIVCTAPLRETMTMIQPTPASAAAARSLQYRDFITVALMIDRPASFADNWIYIHDPSVKVGRIQNFASWSPDMVPDADRAGCLGLEYFCFDGDALWESSDAALTALAISELEKIGLVPRDQVKGSRVVRQAKAYPVYDDQYRAIVESIKDDIAAHYPNLHLVGRNGMHKYNNQDHAMMTAMLAVQNIIAEKPLYDVWAVNEDAEYHEGGDAQGSGASGIRDVPSRVSGAQRT, from the coding sequence ATGCAATCGGTTGACGTATTGATCATCGGCGCGGGCCCGGCAGGTCTGACGGCCGGCTATCTGCTGACAAAACAATCGACACTGTCGGTCGCCATGATCGAGAAGGATCCGCACTACGTGGGCGGCATCAGCCGCACCGAAGTGTTCGACGGGCATTATTTCGATATCGGCGGTCACCGCTTTTTTTCCAAATCGGCGGAGGTTGTCGCCTTGTGGCGCGAACTGCTGCCCGACGATTTCATCGAACGGCCCCGCAGTTCCCGGATCTTCTATCAGGGCAAATACTTTCGCTATCCCCTGGATGGGATGGAGGCATTGAAGAACCTGGGACTCGTCGAAAGTCTGCGCTGCGTGCTGTCCTATCTCACAGCGCGCCTGTTCCCGCATAAGCACCCCACGACGTTTCATCAATGGGTGGCGAATCAATTCGGCGAGCGGCTGTTCTCGATCTTTTTCAAGACATATACCGAAAAAGTCTGGGGCATGTCGTGCGACGACATTTCCGCCGATTGGGCGGCACAGCGGATCAAGGGCCTGAGCCTGTCGACCGCCATCGTCAGAGCGATACGGCAATCGCTCGGCATGCGCCCGGCTGCGGCAGGTGCGGGCGGCGCGGTGAAAACGCTGATCGAGTCCTTCCACTATCCGCGCCAGGGGCCGGGCATGCTGTGGGAAGCGGCGGCGGCCAAGTATCGGAAGCAAGGCGGGCACTTATCGATAGGGGCGTCGCTCAGCGGGCTGACGTACGACGCGGCAGCAGGACGATGGATCGCCGACAGTACCGCGCTCGACGGCACGGTAATGCGCTTCAGCGCGCGTCATATCGTCTGCACGGCACCGCTGCGCGAAACCATGACGATGATCCAGCCGACGCCTGCCTCGGCGGCTGCCGCGCGGTCGCTGCAGTACCGCGACTTCATCACCGTCGCCTTGATGATCGATCGCCCCGCCAGCTTCGCCGACAACTGGATCTATATCCACGACCCATCAGTCAAAGTAGGTCGCATCCAGAACTTCGCCTCCTGGTCACCGGATATGGTGCCCGATGCCGATCGCGCCGGCTGCCTGGGGCTGGAGTATTTCTGCTTCGATGGCGATGCCTTGTGGGAAAGCAGCGACGCCGCATTGACGGCGCTGGCGATCTCCGAGCTTGAAAAGATCGGCCTCGTCCCGCGCGATCAGGTGAAGGGCTCGCGCGTGGTACGCCAAGCAAAGGCCTATCCCGTGTACGACGATCAATATCGCGCTATCGTCGAATCGATCAAGGACGATATCGCCGCGCACTATCCGAACCTGCATCTGGTGGGGCGCAACGGCATGCACAAGTACAACAATCAGGATCACGCCATGATGACGGCGATGTTGGCCGTGCAGAACATCATCGCGGAGAAGCCGCTCTACGATGTCTGGGCCGTGAACGAGGATGCCGAATATCACGAAGGCGGTGACGCACAGGGAAGCGGCGCCTCCGGGATCCGGGACGTGCCGTCGCGTGTCTCGGGCGCGCAGCGTACGTAA
- a CDS encoding GGDEF domain-containing protein, whose translation MGSALLSTVVSSASIVFISVLFGLGLLVAWWQFDMQRHAASWAMSFLLASVGHGMRVTGIMVPQDAAFLAMLACHVSVASFAFLAIGFRQRAVRGTRIIWIVWLIAAAALMVLWTSGGPAWRMGSRIVTSLADFSMLLAIVHSLRRARGAGVVARWAFYLYALYVLTVGLAAWLARPGGDISERMFVVILSIGTPAGMIGTGVLTMLIVAADLTRTLRNQARTDPLTGLYNRRAIDDEAQTMLTRESQRAQPQSVAVVVADLDHFKNINDRFGHAVGDKVLRRFAQHLRRQLRTVDLAGRMGGEEFVILMPGLARADAMQRIERLRQGVPGAIGSIVGNDQVTVSFGIALAGVDEAFADVLARADKALYQAKHAGRNRVVAETSSASALSSV comes from the coding sequence ATGGGCAGCGCACTGCTTTCCACCGTCGTCTCGTCAGCGAGTATCGTCTTCATCAGCGTGTTGTTCGGTCTCGGCCTGCTTGTGGCGTGGTGGCAGTTCGATATGCAGCGGCATGCCGCCTCCTGGGCCATGTCTTTCTTGCTGGCATCGGTCGGGCACGGCATGCGCGTGACGGGCATCATGGTGCCGCAGGATGCGGCGTTTCTCGCCATGCTGGCGTGCCACGTCTCGGTTGCCAGCTTTGCCTTCCTGGCGATCGGTTTCCGTCAACGCGCCGTGCGCGGCACCCGTATCATCTGGATCGTGTGGCTGATCGCGGCCGCCGCATTGATGGTCTTGTGGACCAGCGGCGGTCCGGCATGGCGCATGGGGTCACGCATCGTCACGTCGCTCGCCGACTTCTCGATGCTGCTGGCCATTGTCCATTCGCTGCGGCGCGCCCGTGGCGCCGGCGTCGTGGCACGCTGGGCGTTCTACCTCTATGCGCTGTATGTCCTGACGGTCGGCCTGGCCGCCTGGCTCGCGCGCCCCGGCGGCGACATATCGGAGCGGATGTTCGTGGTGATTCTGTCGATCGGCACGCCGGCAGGCATGATCGGAACCGGTGTGCTGACGATGCTGATCGTCGCCGCGGATCTGACGCGCACGCTGCGCAATCAGGCGCGGACGGATCCGCTGACCGGCTTGTACAACCGCCGTGCCATCGACGACGAGGCGCAAACGATGTTGACGAGGGAGTCACAGCGGGCGCAACCGCAATCGGTCGCGGTCGTCGTGGCCGATCTCGATCATTTCAAGAACATCAACGATCGCTTCGGGCATGCGGTAGGCGACAAAGTGTTGCGTCGCTTCGCGCAGCATTTGCGCCGACAGCTTCGGACCGTCGATCTGGCCGGCCGCATGGGCGGCGAGGAATTCGTGATCCTGATGCCGGGCCTCGCACGGGCGGACGCGATGCAGCGTATCGAGCGACTCCGCCAAGGGGTGCCGGGCGCGATCGGCAGCATCGTCGGCAATGACCAGGTCACCGTGAGTTTCGGGATCGCGCTGGCCGGCGTCGATGAAGCGTTCGCGGACGTCCTCGCGCGTGCCGACAAAGCCTTGTATCAGGCCAAGCACGCCGGCCGCAATCGCGTGGTTGCCGAAACGTCTTCCGCATCGGCGCTATCATCGGTATAG
- a CDS encoding oxidoreductase — protein sequence MTAAIRVGVVSYGAASKIFHLPLIRTTPGLALTAISSSDAAKVRADFPASTSADVRIVDDHHRLIASGDIDLVVLPTPNATHYPLALAALRAGKHVVVDKPFTLTLDEAQHLAQTAREAGRLLTVFHNRRWDADFLAVRALLGAGTLGRIVEFQSTMHYYRPIVRDRWREQANTGGGVWNDLGPHMVDQALQLFGAPLGIYLDSASFRDGGQTDDYFRATLRYADKRVLLSTNASAGLAPPRFLVQGSAGSYIKYGIDGQEDALKAGQLPDAKTSDWGIDSRDGTVRLHADGRESVYPTPPGNYPAFYASVRDALLLHRQAANAETAGKRPPESAVALDDALRVMAVLDLGRESAAKRVEMPYSDPCR from the coding sequence ATGACCGCAGCAATCCGCGTAGGCGTTGTCAGCTATGGCGCCGCTAGCAAGATATTTCATCTGCCGTTGATCCGCACGACTCCGGGTCTGGCGCTGACGGCCATCTCCAGCAGCGATGCCGCGAAAGTACGCGCGGACTTTCCCGCCAGCACGTCCGCCGATGTTCGTATCGTCGATGATCATCATCGACTGATCGCCAGCGGCGACATCGATCTCGTCGTCCTGCCGACACCCAATGCGACGCATTACCCGCTGGCGCTGGCGGCGCTGCGCGCGGGCAAGCACGTCGTGGTCGACAAGCCTTTTACGCTGACGCTGGACGAGGCACAGCATCTGGCTCAGACCGCGCGTGAAGCGGGGCGACTGTTGACCGTCTTTCACAATCGTCGCTGGGATGCCGACTTTCTCGCGGTGCGCGCCTTGCTGGGCGCGGGCACGCTCGGCCGCATCGTCGAGTTTCAATCGACGATGCATTACTACCGACCGATCGTGCGCGACCGCTGGCGCGAGCAGGCCAATACCGGGGGGGGCGTGTGGAACGATCTGGGCCCGCATATGGTGGACCAGGCATTGCAGCTGTTCGGGGCGCCGCTCGGCATCTATCTCGATAGCGCGTCATTTCGAGATGGCGGTCAGACCGACGATTATTTCCGCGCGACCTTGCGCTATGCGGATAAGCGCGTCTTGCTGAGCACCAACGCCAGCGCCGGGCTCGCGCCGCCGCGCTTTCTGGTACAAGGCAGCGCCGGCAGTTATATCAAATACGGTATCGACGGGCAGGAGGACGCGCTGAAAGCGGGCCAGTTGCCCGATGCCAAGACCTCGGATTGGGGTATCGATTCGCGCGATGGCACCGTGCGGTTGCATGCCGATGGCAGGGAGTCCGTTTATCCCACGCCTCCCGGCAACTATCCGGCGTTTTACGCATCGGTTCGGGACGCCTTGCTGCTGCATCGCCAGGCCGCTAACGCGGAGACCGCCGGGAAGCGGCCGCCGGAGAGCGCGGTCGCCCTGGACGATGCGCTGCGGGTAATGGCGGTGCTGGACTTAGGACGGGAAAGCGCCGCCAAGCGTGTCGAGATGCCGTATTCCGATCCGTGCCGCTGA
- a CDS encoding TOBE domain-containing protein, with protein sequence MKTSARNCFAGVISQIVTGAVNDEVSIRIGPQDGGASWTVVAVITRGSTAALGLADGVAAYALIKASSVIVMVDVDPAKISTRNVFTGVISHLTPGAVNTEVVITAHGVDVAAIVTNDSATRLGLRVGGTASAAVKASSVIVAVD encoded by the coding sequence ATGAAAACCAGCGCAAGAAATTGTTTCGCCGGCGTGATCAGCCAAATCGTCACGGGCGCCGTCAATGACGAAGTATCGATTCGCATCGGGCCACAGGACGGCGGCGCGTCGTGGACCGTCGTCGCGGTCATTACGCGCGGCAGCACCGCCGCGCTGGGCCTGGCGGACGGTGTCGCTGCCTACGCACTGATCAAGGCATCCAGTGTCATCGTCATGGTGGACGTCGATCCCGCCAAGATCTCCACGCGCAATGTGTTCACCGGCGTCATCAGCCACCTGACGCCGGGCGCGGTCAATACCGAGGTCGTGATCACCGCGCATGGCGTGGACGTCGCCGCCATCGTGACAAACGACAGCGCGACGCGCCTGGGATTGCGGGTGGGCGGCACCGCCAGCGCCGCCGTGAAGGCGTCCAGCGTCATCGTCGCCGTGGACTGA
- a CDS encoding mannitol dehydrogenase family protein, producing the protein MPASSVAGQPLPPSGDAATSRPDECAAAVPPTAHPAPNLNHATLAALPAAHLRGPGAQWREPEIGIVHLGLGNFHRAHQALYTEDAMLAAGGDWGICGVSLTGNVEKRDAFRAQDGLYSLVQRGPDGVEVQVIRSLREVLTCPDDAARLMTRLCAPACRIVSLTVTEKGYCRDADGEVDTHHPDIAADLAHFPTVRTVPGWLVGALARRRAAGMAPFTVMSCDNLSHNGAALKRVVVGFAAALDKALADWIAREVAFPSTMVDRIVPASTADDLTEAAHALGCRDALAVPCEPFRQWVIEDRFSAGRPAWEHVGATLVDDVAPYELAKLRMLNAAHSTLAYWSLLLDIETIDRAVATAPLQRYVHALLTDEIMPVLGANAGIATSDIDLATYRDALLTRFANPALKHRSAQIAMDGSLKLPLRWVPSLMEARALGIAAPRLTSSIAAWIVFLSGRSVSDRRFPIQDPMAPALRDAIGADDASDGDDAARVSALLSIPAIFPPELAADVAFHRSLTDAVKAIRADPAAALQAAVSPT; encoded by the coding sequence ATGCCCGCATCTTCTGTAGCCGGTCAGCCCCTGCCCCCATCGGGCGACGCCGCGACATCGCGCCCGGACGAATGCGCGGCCGCGGTGCCCCCCACGGCCCATCCGGCGCCGAACTTGAACCACGCGACGCTGGCGGCGTTACCAGCCGCGCATTTGCGCGGGCCGGGTGCGCAATGGCGGGAACCGGAAATCGGCATCGTACATTTGGGATTGGGCAACTTTCATCGCGCTCACCAGGCGCTTTACACCGAGGACGCAATGCTTGCGGCGGGCGGCGACTGGGGAATCTGCGGCGTCTCCTTGACCGGCAATGTGGAAAAGCGCGACGCCTTCCGCGCGCAAGACGGCCTCTACAGCCTCGTCCAGCGGGGCCCCGACGGCGTCGAGGTACAGGTGATACGGTCGCTACGCGAGGTGCTGACCTGTCCGGACGACGCCGCGCGCTTGATGACGCGGCTCTGCGCGCCGGCATGCCGCATCGTGTCGCTGACGGTGACCGAGAAGGGGTATTGCCGCGACGCCGACGGTGAAGTCGATACGCATCACCCTGACATCGCCGCCGACCTCGCGCACTTCCCGACGGTACGCACGGTGCCCGGCTGGCTGGTCGGGGCGCTGGCCCGTCGCCGCGCCGCGGGCATGGCGCCATTCACGGTAATGTCATGCGATAACCTATCGCACAACGGCGCCGCCTTGAAACGTGTGGTCGTCGGTTTTGCCGCGGCCTTGGACAAAGCGTTAGCCGACTGGATTGCACGCGAAGTCGCTTTCCCATCGACGATGGTCGATCGCATCGTGCCGGCCAGCACCGCCGACGACCTGACGGAAGCCGCGCATGCGCTCGGCTGCCGCGATGCCTTGGCCGTGCCGTGCGAGCCATTCCGGCAGTGGGTCATCGAGGATCGTTTTAGCGCCGGACGACCGGCATGGGAGCACGTCGGTGCCACGCTGGTGGACGATGTCGCGCCCTATGAGCTTGCAAAGTTGCGCATGTTGAACGCGGCACACTCGACGCTCGCTTATTGGTCGCTGCTGCTGGATATCGAGACGATCGACCGCGCGGTGGCGACGGCGCCCCTGCAGCGCTACGTTCATGCGCTATTGACCGACGAAATCATGCCGGTACTTGGCGCAAACGCCGGTATCGCGACATCCGATATCGACTTGGCGACCTATCGGGATGCATTGCTGACGCGCTTCGCCAATCCGGCCTTGAAACATCGCAGCGCACAGATCGCGATGGATGGCAGTCTGAAGCTTCCCTTGCGATGGGTGCCGTCATTGATGGAGGCGCGCGCACTCGGTATCGCGGCGCCGCGCCTGACGTCGAGCATTGCCGCGTGGATCGTGTTTCTGTCGGGGCGATCGGTCTCCGATCGACGCTTTCCGATCCAGGACCCGATGGCACCGGCCTTGCGGGACGCGATCGGGGCAGACGATGCGAGCGACGGCGACGATGCGGCGCGCGTGTCGGCGCTACTGTCCATACCGGCCATCTTCCCGCCGGAACTCGCCGCCGACGTCGCCTTTCATCGCAGCTTGACCGATGCGGTCAAGGCGATCCGCGCCGATCCGGCCGCGGCGTTACAAGCCGCGGTCAGCCCGACCTAA
- a CDS encoding porin: MQADQPPRGRPRARCIALAATLCAGVAPVYAQSSVSLYGVIDTSIEVTNPGSSWTPRMDSGAYRGSRFGIRGSEDIGGGTQILFTLENGFSSADGSFATAGSMFNRQAWIGASGKWGQVRVGRQYSPIYIPFKGQLDAFGAGTIASGLNNLSKITPYSNNAFTYISPNLYGLTGTVMLALRDAGAGNGLGGNYETLAYKLGPLKVLYAHQQTTGTGALRSNLGGVSYVMGKSTGFLSFFNGDGGTPRYHHAGVSISGRYAFTHQWRASLGYAYMRDQSGNGNNADQFSLASEYDLSKQLTVYASAGWLRNHGKATLTLRGVNVTGLTPAYAGAPVRGVQIGIIDRF, encoded by the coding sequence ATGCAAGCGGATCAGCCGCCACGCGGTCGGCCCCGCGCGCGGTGCATCGCGCTTGCGGCGACCCTGTGCGCTGGCGTAGCGCCCGTCTATGCACAAAGCTCGGTATCACTGTACGGCGTGATCGACACCAGTATTGAAGTGACGAATCCAGGGTCGTCGTGGACGCCACGTATGGATTCGGGCGCTTATCGAGGCTCTCGTTTCGGCATCCGGGGTTCCGAGGATATCGGGGGCGGGACGCAGATCCTCTTCACATTGGAAAATGGTTTCAGCTCGGCCGATGGGTCTTTCGCTACTGCAGGGTCGATGTTCAACCGTCAGGCGTGGATTGGTGCGAGCGGCAAGTGGGGGCAGGTTCGCGTGGGTCGTCAGTACTCGCCGATCTATATTCCGTTCAAGGGACAACTGGATGCCTTCGGTGCCGGAACGATCGCATCGGGTTTGAATAACCTGTCGAAGATCACGCCGTATTCGAATAACGCATTTACCTATATCTCGCCGAATCTGTACGGTTTGACCGGCACCGTCATGCTCGCATTGCGGGATGCCGGCGCGGGCAACGGATTGGGCGGCAATTACGAGACACTGGCGTACAAGCTCGGGCCCTTGAAGGTGCTGTACGCGCACCAGCAGACCACCGGCACCGGCGCGCTGAGATCGAATTTGGGCGGCGTTTCCTACGTGATGGGTAAGTCGACCGGTTTCCTGTCGTTCTTCAACGGTGACGGGGGAACGCCGCGTTATCACCATGCGGGCGTGTCGATCTCGGGCCGTTATGCGTTCACGCATCAATGGCGTGCATCGCTCGGCTATGCCTATATGCGCGATCAATCGGGCAACGGCAATAACGCCGATCAATTCAGCTTGGCCAGCGAGTACGATTTGTCGAAACAGCTGACGGTCTATGCGAGCGCCGGGTGGCTTCGCAATCACGGCAAGGCAACGCTGACATTGCGCGGCGTCAATGTGACCGGCCTGACCCCTGCGTATGCCGGCGCGCCGGTGCGCGGCGTGCAGATCGGCATCATCGATCGCTTCTGA